GATCTGGTACTGCGGTGTGGGCTGTCCATGGCTCAGGTACCCCCGCAGCTCTGCAAGACACTGGCGCTGTCAGGGGACATGGGGTCCCCAAGGCCCCACAGCCCAGAGCAGCCGTGCCAGGGTAGGACCTGGCCCCATTCCTGAGGGAATCGGGGTCTCCCAGGGCAGGGGCCAGTGGAGCCACACGCCTGGAGTGGCAGGCGGGCACTTACGCTGCAGGAACTGCTGCGTGTCCAGCAGCTTGTAGGTCTTTTCCCTCTCCAGCTTGTTGGGCCAGTCCCTGTGTGGGGCCAGTGGCCCGTTCCAGTACACCCTGCCCTGGCACTGGCGCTTCATGAAGACCCCCTCGGGCGCTACCCACAGCAGCACGCCGCGCTCCAAGTGGGGCAGGAGCCTCTCCAGCACATCGGTCATGCTGGCCACCCGGCCACTGCCACCGAGCGCCCGCGGCGGGGGGAACTCGATTTGCTCCATGCAGGAGGGGCCGTAGAGGTGCTCGTTGTCGGCCGGCACAGCGCGGGAGGTGATGCGGCAGCCCTCGGCCGTGCGGGTGGTGACCTCCTTCACCAGCACGTCGCAGTAGTAGAGTCGGACGTGGAGCCAGCAGTCTGGGGTGAGGGGAGGGTCAACTCATGGGCAGCCTGGTCCTGGGGGGCCACCCAGGGCACTGCCCGGCCAGTACGGCTCCTACCTGAGTGGTTGACATCCTCCACAGGGAGGTAGGATGGGGGTCCagggagaaggtggtggtgggtCGGGTTCCAGCCATAGAAGACTCCCCTCACGTGGTACCCTGGGccagagcagagaggaggtggCAAAGGGGCACGGGCAGCTGCACTGAGGGACCTCAGGTGCTGTCCTAGCCCCAACCCCTGGGACAGATGGGCAGCAGGGTGCTTCTCACCACTGCTGCTCGTTACTGGGCCTCATTAAATCCCATAAGTACACGATCTGGGGCTTCGCTCTGGGGCATGgagggagcccccagccccgatCTCCATCCCCACAGGCGTTGCCTGCACAAGGGACAGGGTGTGAGGCTGCGGAGAGTGGGGTCGCTCCTGCCAGGCGACGTgtgctcccagccccatcccgctgCCGGGGACCCTCCTCACCTCGCTCGGCCGGGTGGGCAGAGAGCAAGGGCAGTGGAGACACACGGCATGTCTCCGTCATGCCCTTCTGGCTTTTCTCCTCCGGGCTCCTCGTGGCGTTTCCCTGGGGAGGAGAGTGGCTGTAGTGAGGACTGAGCTGGCAGCGGGGGGCCCTGAGCCGGCTCCTGCCTCCACCACGGACCCCACATGCCGGCAGATCCCCTGCCTAAGTCTGGTAGGTGCGTGGCACAGGAGACTCTCGGTGATGCTCAAGCGAACCAGCTGCCTGGTGCGACAGAcgcaggcaggggagcagccagTGGACGAGGCAGGATTTGGGGCTCCCACCTTCtccagcctgcaggcagctcctgcgGCGGATGGCACGGGGCGGGGAGCTGGCTCACCTGCTGATTCTCACCGGCTGGGGACCGCATGTCACCATCCTTCTCTGCGGAGAGCAAGAAAAACCCACTAAGGCCCCGGCAAATGGCAGGAACAGACCCTGGGAAGGCACCTGGCTGCCCGGGACACCCAGAGAGGAAGTCAACTAGGGAGGAAGGGTGTCCTGGCTTCaggtgggatagagttaattttcttcctagtagctgctgtgttttggatttaataTGAGAATAAATGTTGGTAACTCATactgttttagctgttgctaagtaatgcttatattaagtcgaGGGCTTTTtcagctgagagggagcacaggcagcacaagctggccaaaggaatattccataccacagacattATGCtgggttggctggggggcaggaatctgcgatTGCTGCTCCAGATGGGCTGGGCAATCAATCACTGGGTGGTATGCAACTGTATTCCATCGCttattttgcatattcttttaccattattattactattttctcCTCCATTACTGTTCTactaaactatctttatctcaacccacgaggttttttttcccctcttctccctaccctactgagGGTGAAGTGAGTGAATGGCTggatggtcctagttgccagctggggttaaaccatgacaaaggGTGATGTCTGTGGGACATGGGGCTCGTACAGGCATAGCACAGGCATCAGCCCCAAGCCTGGCGCAAGaggagggacagcagggacatACCTGTGTCCCGGGTGCCATCGGACACGATCTGGTACACCTTGTAGGGCTCGGAAATGTCCAGCTGGCTCCGCTCGGGCACCTCCTGAAAGTCTGTGCTCTTGTTGAGGGCGCAGCGGAGACGCGTCTTCCAGGTGGAGGGATCAGCCTTGTCCGTCCCTTCGTGGTACTTCCCCTTGTAGATGGCCCAAGCCTGCCAGGCAGAGGGTGCCCTGTACTGTGGGGGCTGCCCATGCCCCAGAACCCTGCTCCACTGGCCAAGGAGGCCCACTGGGGTACGAGGGGCTGGGCGGCGGGCAGTGGGGAGTGGGGCCTGTGTGCCCTGAGAgcctgcagggagctgggtggTGGTGGGTCCTAGGGGAATGCATGAAGCTGGGCAATAGGGAGCACCGGGGGTGCACACGGAGCTGGGTGGGGTGTCCCAAGGGTGCCCGTGGAGCCgggcagggggtccccggggaTGTGCATGGAGCTGGGTGGGGGGTCCCGAGGGTGTGCATGGTGCCAAGTGGGGGGTCCTAGGGGTGCGCATGGAGCTGGGCAGCCCCGGGGGTATGCATAGAgccgggcagggggtgccaggggcGTGCATGGAGCCAgatggggggtcctgggggaatTCCCAGAGCCGGCCAATGGGGAACCCTGGGGGTGTGCGTGGAACCGGGCAGGGGGTCCCGGGTGTATGCACAGGACCGGGCAATAGGGAACCCCGGGGGTGCGCACggagctgggtgggggggtcccggggatgCTGCCGGAGGCGGGCGGGGGTCCCGGGGAGCCCGGGGTACCTTGAAGAGCGCGGCGTCCTGCTGCTGCCGGTAATCCTGCTTGGCCGCGTGCTTCCAGGGGATGCGGAAGAGCGTCCGGTGCCGGTTCTCCCAGCGCAGCCCCGGGTACCGGCCGCTGTCGATCTGCGCGATCAGCCATTCCTTCAACCGCATGGGGCCCCCCGGCTCCGCCATCGCGACCCcgtgcccggcccggcccggcccggcccggcccggccccgccgccccgaggGAACGTGCTGGGGCGGCGAAAGCGAAAGCGCCGCTCCCGCTTTCACTTTCCCTTTCCCGCCCGACGCCGACGGCTCTGGCTGCGCTGCCAGCCCGGCgagggggggacgacgacacacgGGGCAGCCCACGGGAGAGGGCACAGGCACCTTGCACCCACGGGAGAAGACGCAGGGCAACCCACGGCAGCGGGAACAGGACAACCCACAGACAAGGGGACAGGGCCACCCACGGGAGAGAGGACAGAGGCGGGGGGGACGGGGTTGGGCACCTCGCACCCACAGGAGAGGCCACCGGAAAGCACAGGGGACTCCCCTGCACCCGTGCACCCCTCCCAGGTGCATTTCTTCAGACTTTCAGGACTCCCACATGCTCCCCGCAGGGGACAAGGGACCAAGGGACCCCGTTCCTCGATCCTCCTGCTTCAGGGACTAGGACACCTCCCTGCAGCAGGGGCTGTGTCCTCCAGTGGAATCAGCATTTCAGCCCACGGGTGTGGGGAGCTGCGGGAACAGGCATGGGGTTTCCAGGCTG
The genomic region above belongs to Larus michahellis chromosome 12, bLarMic1.1, whole genome shotgun sequence and contains:
- the DUSP15 gene encoding dual specificity protein phosphatase 15 — protein: MGNGMSQILPGLYLGNFIDAKDLEQLSRNKITHIVSIHESPQPLLQDITYLRIPLPDTPEANIKRHFKECISFIHQCRLHGGNCLVHCLAGISRSTTVVVAYVMVVTELSYQEVLDAVRTIRPVANPNPGFRQQLAEFNGGAARKVRRHLKQRYGTSPFNDEEEIKALLPAGRGGPSRTEGALQGLVPRARDIRSTTPFLLRPLHSPEMEPPKSTVSKSWLAWSTGSLAPAGYHKSQLLPRLVLFTPFPEAESQIDSGRYPGLRWENRHRTLFRIPWKHAAKQDYRQQQDAALFKAWAIYKGKYHEGTDKADPSTWKTRLRCALNKSTDFQEVPERSQLDISEPYKVYQIVSDGTRDTEKDGDMRSPAGENQQGNATRSPEEKSQKGMTETCRVSPLPLLSAHPAERGYHVRGVFYGWNPTHHHLLPGPPSYLPVEDVNHSDCWLHVRLYYCDVLVKEVTTRTAEGCRITSRAVPADNEHLYGPSCMEQIEFPPPRALGGSGRVASMTDVLERLLPHLERGVLLWVAPEGVFMKRQCQGRVYWNGPLAPHRDWPNKLEREKTYKLLDTQQFLQQLRGYLSHGQPTPQYQIHLCFGEEFPTSAGHHFQKLIMAHVEPVFARELFHHAQRMGPTLLRDSPQPCAPGASSHIIRVLKQLCQP